The [Actinobacillus] rossii genome contains a region encoding:
- the rpoA gene encoding DNA-directed RNA polymerase subunit alpha — protein sequence MQGSVTEFLKPHLVDIEQISSTHAKVILEPLERGFGHTLGNALRRILLSSMPGCAVTEVEIEGVLHEYSSKEGVQEDILEVLLNLKGLAVKVQNKDDVFLTLNKSGIGPVVAADITHDGDVEIVNPNHVICHLTDENASINMRIRVQRGRGYVPASARAHAQDEERPIGRLLVDACYSPVDRIAYNVEAARVEQRTDLDKLVIELETNGTIDPEEAIRRAATILAEQLDAFVDLRDVRQPEVKEEKPEFDPILLRPVDDLELTVRSANCLKAETIHYIGDLVQRTEVELLKTPNLGKKSLTEIKDVLASRGLSLGMRLDNWPPASIADE from the coding sequence ATGCAGGGTTCTGTTACAGAATTTTTAAAGCCACACTTAGTTGATATTGAACAAATTAGTTCAACTCACGCTAAAGTGATCTTAGAACCGTTAGAGCGTGGTTTTGGCCATACTCTAGGAAATGCATTGCGTCGTATTCTTCTATCTTCAATGCCAGGTTGTGCTGTAACTGAAGTGGAAATTGAAGGCGTATTGCATGAGTATAGCAGCAAAGAAGGTGTTCAAGAAGATATCCTTGAAGTGCTCTTAAACTTAAAAGGCCTAGCGGTAAAAGTTCAGAATAAAGACGATGTCTTTCTGACACTAAACAAATCTGGAATTGGCCCTGTTGTTGCAGCAGATATTACCCATGATGGTGATGTTGAAATCGTAAATCCTAACCATGTAATTTGCCACTTAACAGATGAAAATGCATCAATTAATATGCGTATTCGTGTTCAACGTGGTCGTGGATATGTGCCAGCATCAGCTCGTGCACATGCACAGGATGAAGAACGCCCAATTGGTCGTCTATTAGTAGATGCTTGTTATAGTCCAGTAGATCGCATTGCTTACAATGTAGAAGCAGCGCGTGTTGAACAGCGTACAGACTTGGATAAATTAGTTATCGAGTTAGAAACAAATGGCACTATTGATCCAGAAGAAGCAATTCGTCGTGCTGCAACAATTTTAGCAGAACAGCTTGATGCATTCGTTGATTTGCGTGATGTTCGTCAACCAGAAGTTAAGGAAGAAAAACCGGAATTTGATCCGATTTTACTACGTCCTGTTGATGACTTAGAGTTGACAGTTCGTTCTGCTAACTGTTTGAAAGCAGAAACAATTCATTATATCGGTGATTTGGTACAGCGTACTGAAGTTGAGTTATTAAAAACGCCTAATCTTGGTAAGAAATCTCTTACTGAAATTAAAGACGTACTTGCTTCACGCGGCCTGTCATTAGGTATGCGCCTTGATAATTGGCCACCAGCAAGTATTGCTGATGAATAG
- the rpsD gene encoding 30S ribosomal protein S4 has translation MARYLGPKLKLSRREGTDLFLKSGVRAIDSKCKIDTAPGQHGARKPRLSDYGSQLREKQKVRRIYGILERQFRNYYKEANRLKGNTGENLLVLLEGRLDNVVYRMGFAATRAEARQLVSHKAIVVNGRIVNIPSFQVSVDDVIAVREKSKKQARIKASLELAEQKEKPTWLEVDTAKMEGVFKRVPERSDLSADINEHLIVELYSK, from the coding sequence ATGGCAAGATATTTGGGTCCAAAACTCAAGCTAAGCCGTCGTGAAGGCACTGATTTATTTCTTAAATCAGGTGTGCGTGCTATCGATTCTAAATGTAAAATTGATACAGCACCCGGTCAACACGGTGCTCGTAAACCGCGTTTATCAGACTATGGTAGTCAATTACGCGAGAAACAAAAAGTTCGCCGTATCTACGGTATTTTAGAACGTCAATTCCGCAACTATTACAAAGAAGCGAACCGTTTAAAAGGTAACACAGGTGAAAACTTATTAGTGTTACTTGAAGGTCGTTTAGATAACGTTGTGTATCGTATGGGATTTGCTGCAACTCGTGCAGAAGCTCGCCAATTAGTGAGTCACAAAGCGATCGTTGTAAATGGTCGTATTGTTAATATCCCATCTTTCCAAGTTTCAGTTGATGATGTGATCGCTGTTCGTGAGAAATCTAAAAAACAAGCACGTATCAAAGCATCATTGGAATTAGCAGAACAAAAAGAAAAACCAACATGGTTAGAAGTTGATACTGCTAAAATGGAAGGTGTGTTCAAACGTGTTCCTGAACGTTCTGACTTATCAGCAGACATTAACGAACATCTGATCGTTGAGCTTTACTCTAAATAA
- the rplQ gene encoding 50S ribosomal protein L17: protein MRHRKSGRQLNRNSSHRQAMFRNMASSLVSHEIIKTTLPKAKELRRVVEPLITLAKTDSVANRRLAFARTRNIETVAKLFNELGPRFAQRAGGYTRILKCGFRAGDNAPMAYIELVDRPEVATEAAAE, encoded by the coding sequence ATGCGCCATCGTAAGAGTGGTCGTCAACTAAACCGTAATAGTAGCCATCGCCAAGCGATGTTCCGTAATATGGCAAGTTCATTAGTTAGTCATGAAATCATCAAGACAACATTGCCAAAAGCGAAAGAATTACGTCGTGTAGTTGAACCGTTAATTACATTAGCAAAAACTGATAGCGTAGCTAACCGTCGTTTAGCATTCGCTCGTACTCGCAACATTGAAACTGTTGCTAAATTATTCAATGAATTAGGTCCACGTTTTGCTCAACGTGCAGGTGGTTACACTCGCATCTTAAAATGTGGTTTCCGTGCAGGTGACAATGCTCCAATGGCTTACATTGAGTTAGTTGATCGCCCAGAAGTTGCAACTGAAGCAGCTGCGGAATAA